In Miniphocaeibacter halophilus, the following proteins share a genomic window:
- the yedF gene encoding sulfurtransferase-like selenium metabolism protein YedF, producing the protein MIKIDAKGLACPKPVILTKKELDNLDSGEVETTVDNKVAVENLSRLAKGQGYEYSVVTISEDEYRVTINKSEKKDNLTCEIMEDEDYTLVIASDTMGGGEEELGHILMKSFMYTVTETKPLPNTMIFYNSGVFLTCEGSPVLDDIEKLAKEGVEIHSCGTCLDYYNLKDKFKIGEISNMYTIYEKIKEASKNVVIR; encoded by the coding sequence ATGATAAAAATTGATGCTAAAGGACTAGCTTGTCCAAAGCCTGTAATATTAACAAAAAAAGAATTAGATAATTTAGACAGTGGAGAAGTTGAAACGACTGTTGATAATAAAGTTGCAGTAGAAAATCTTTCAAGACTAGCTAAAGGTCAAGGATATGAATATAGTGTTGTAACAATTTCAGAAGATGAATATAGGGTTACTATTAATAAGTCAGAAAAAAAAGATAATCTAACATGTGAAATAATGGAAGATGAGGACTACACATTAGTAATTGCTTCAGATACTATGGGTGGTGGAGAAGAGGAGCTGGGACATATATTGATGAAGTCATTTATGTATACAGTTACAGAAACTAAACCCTTACCAAATACCATGATATTTTATAATAGTGGAGTATTTTTAACTTGTGAAGGTTCACCGGTTTTAGATGATATAGAAAAATTAGCTAAGGAAGGTGTAGAAATACATTCCTGTGGTACATGTTTAGATTATTATAACTTGAAGGATAAATTTAAAATTGGAGAAATTTCCAATATGTATACAATTTATGAGAAAATAAAAGAAGCTTCTAAAAATGTGGTAATTAGATAA